A single window of Plasmodium reichenowi strain SY57 chromosome 14, whole genome shotgun sequence DNA harbors:
- a CDS encoding calmodulin, whose amino-acid sequence MADKLTEEQISEFKEAFSLFDKDGDGTITTKELGTVMRSLGQNPTEAELQDMINEIDTDGNGTIDFPEFLTLMARKLKDTDTEEELIEAFRVFDRDGDGYISADELRHVMTNLGEKLTNEEVDEMIREADIDGDGQINYEEFVKMMIAK is encoded by the exons ATGGCAGACAAGTTAACAGAAGAACAAATTTCGGAATTCAAAGAAGCCTTTAGTTTGTTTGATAAAGATGGAGATGGAA CTATAACAACTAAGGAGTTAGGAACTGTCATGAGATCTTTAGGACAAAATCCAACTGAAGCAGAATTGCAAGATATGATTAATGAAATTGATACAGATGGGAACGGAACGATCGATTTTCCCGAATTTCTAACCTTAATGGcaagaaaattaaaagatacGGACACTGAAGAAGAATTAATTGAAGCCTTCCGAGTTTTTGATAGAGATGGTGATGGATATATAAGTGCAGATGAACTAAGGCATGTCATGACAAATTTGGGAGAAAAATTAACAAATGAAGAAGTTGATGAAATGATAAGAGAAGCTGATATTGATGGTGATGGACAAATTAATTATGAAGAGTTTGTTAAAATGATGATAGCCAAATGA
- a CDS encoding Hsp70/Hsp90 organizing protein, putative, giving the protein MVNKEEAQRLKELGNKCFQEGKYEEAIKYFSDAITNDPLDHVLYSNLSGSFASLGRFYEALESANKCISIKKDWPKGYIRKGCAEHGLRQLANAEKTYLEGLKIDPNNKSLQDALSKVRNENMLENAQLIAHLNNIIENDPQLKSYKEENSNYPNELLNTIKSINSNPMNIRIILSTCHPKISEGVEKFFGFKFTGEGNDAEERQRQQREEEERRKKKEEEERKKKEEEEMKKQNRTPEQIQGDEHKLKGNEFYKQKKFDEALKEYEEAILINPNDIMYHYNKAAVYIEMKNYDKAIETCLYAIENRYNFKAEFIQVAKLYNRLAISYINMKKYDLAIEAYRKSLVEDNNRATRNALKELERRKEKEEKEAYIDPDKAEEHKNKGNEYFKNNDFPNAKKEYDEAIRRNPNDAKLYSNRAAALTKLIEYPSALEDVMKAIELDPTFVKAYSRKGNLHFFMKDYYKALQAYNKGLELDPNNKECLEGYQRCAFKIDEMSKSEKVDEEQFKKSMADPEIQQIISDPQFQIILQKLNENPNSISEYIKDPKIFNGLQKLIAAGILKVR; this is encoded by the coding sequence atggTTAACAAAGAAGAAGCTCAGAGATTAAAAGAATTAGGAAATAAGTGCTTTCAAGAAGgaaaatatgaagaagccataaaatattttagtGATGCTATAACAAATGATCCTTTAGATCATGTACTATATTCGAATTTATCTGGGTCCTTTGCAAGTTTAGGTAGATTTTATGAAGCTTTAGAAAGCGcaaataaatgtattagTATAAAAAAGGATTGGCCTAAAGGGTATATTAGGAAAGGGTGTGCAGAACATGGACTGAGACAATTAGCAAATGCTGAGAAGACGTACTTAGAAGGTTTAAAAATTGATccaaataataaatcattaCAAGACGCATTATCTAAAGTaagaaatgaaaatatgtTAGAGAATGCACAATTAATTGcacatttaaataatattattgaGAATGATCCACAATTAAAATCttataaagaagaaaatagTAACTATCCAAATGAGTTATTGAATACCATAAAATCTATTAATAGTAACCCTATGAATATACGTATTATACTCTCGACATGTCATCCAAAAATTAGTGAAGGTGTAGAGAAATTTTTCGGTTTTAAATTTACCGGAGAAGGAAATGATGCAGAAGAAAGACAAAGACAACAAAgagaagaagaagaaagaagaaagaaaaaagaagaagaagaaaggaaaaaaaaagaagaagaagaaatgaaaaaacaaaacCGTACTCCTGAACAAATACAAGGTGATGAACATAAATTAAAAGGTAATGAATTctataaacaaaaaaaattcgATGAAGcattaaaagaatatgaaGAAGCAATACTAATAAATCCAAATGATATAAtgtatcattataataaagcAGCTGTATATAtagaaatgaaaaattatgataaagCTATAGAAACATGTTTATATGCTATAGAAAATAGATATAATTTCAAAGCAGAATTTATACAAGTTGctaaattatataatagatTAGCTATTagttatattaatatgaaaaaatatgatttaGCTATTGAAGCTTATAGAAAATCATTAGtagaagataataatagaGCTACAAGAAATGCTTTAAAAGAATTAgaaagaagaaaagaaaaggaagaaaaagaagCATATATCGATCCAGATAAAGCTGAggaacataaaaataaaggaaatgaatattttaaaaataatgattttCCAAATGctaaaaaagaatatgaTGAAGCCATAAGAAGAAATCCAAATGATGCTAAATTATATTCAAACAGAGCAGCAGCATTAACCAAATTAATAGAATATCCATCAGCATTAGAAGATGTTATGAAAGCAATCGAATTAGATCCTACATTTGTTAAAGCTTATAGTCGAAAAGGTAATCTCCATTTCTTTATGAAAGATTATTATAAAGCTTTACAAGCATATAATAAAGGTCTAGAACTAGAtccaaataataaagaatgTTTAGAAGGATATCAAAGATGTGCATTCAAAATAGATGAAATGTCGAAATCGGAAAAAGTTGATGAAGaacaatttaaaaaatcCATGGCCGATCCAGAAATACAACAAATTATTTCAGACCCACAATTTCAAATCATTctacaaaaattaaatgaaaatcCTAACTCTATATCTGAGTATATAAAGGATccaaaaatatttaatggACTACAAAAATTGATAGCTGCGGGGATATTGAAGGTAcgataa
- a CDS encoding putative membrane protein (conserved Plasmodium membrane protein, unknown function) — translation MKLSHLIILNYLFFDNLNGVRSNNISHKEDDCGASELAIKKLQELKKFELDILKDFIKKDTDHTDMYKRYHCISSDFLKNTKQEDKKKDNYTNKEDKTDIENSSNYIINNKNEKTSFINKIISFVGMWNYKKYGNNIQESKNKINIYNNNNNNNKTENELLYNKEDYTNHIPTNENPNSYMQLSAFNLTKKSMFLGGKDNASQNFEVGNYGSFYMIFGARNTDYPWACSCDTLQLEEYKEKKRSYVLCSNQLDMSIQNSDLFCNPKNGAHYYYLSYFILFFLFIAYI, via the exons atgaaattatctcatcttattatattaaattatttattttttg ATAATTTAAATGGTGTTCGAAGCAACAACATATCTCATAAAGAAG ACGATTGTGGAGCTTCTGAACTAgcaataaaaaaattacaagaattaaaaaaatttgaaCTTGACATTTTAAAAGATTTTATCAAAAAAGATACAGATCATACAGATATGTACAAAAGATATCATTGCATATCAAGTgactttttaaaaaacaCTAAACAAGAGGATAAga AGAAGGataattatacaaataaagaAGACAAAACAGACATAGAGAATTCATCgaattatattataaataataaaaatgaaaaaaccagttttattaataaaataatttcttttgtAGGAATGTggaattataaaaaatatgggAACAATATACAAGAatctaaaaataaaataaatatatataataataataataataataataaaacagAAAACGAACTTTTATACAATAAAGAAGATTACACAAATCATATACCAACAAATGAAAATCCAAACTCATATATGCAATTATCAGCTTTTaatttaacaaaaaaaagtatGTTTTTAGGAGGTAAAGATAATGCTAGCCAAAATTTCGAAGTAGGGAATTATGGTTCTTTCTATATGATATTCGGTGCAAGAAATACAGATTATCCATGGGCTTGCTCATGTGACACTTTACAATTAGAAGAATataaagagaaaaaaagaTCATATGTTTTATGTAGTAATCAATTAGATATGTCTATACAAAACTCAGATCTGTTTTGCAATCCTAAAAATGGAGCacactattattatttatcatattttattctattCTTTCTATTTATcgcatatatataa